In one window of uncultured Draconibacterium sp. DNA:
- a CDS encoding NAD(P)-dependent oxidoreductase, whose protein sequence is MRKILIATEKPFAPVAVKKIRKIFDKAGYELQLLERYTEKQELLEAVADADAAIIRSDKFDEEVLSAGKKLKIVVRAGAGYDNVDLDAATANDIVVMNTPGQNANAVAELAIGLAIMGLREQFSGKPGGEMRGRTLGLHGFGYVARNVFRIARAMGMKVIVYTRYSKGAAAAIGLKVAKSLEDLYEKSDIVSIHVPARGEHIKSVSAEVLAHLKDGSILVNTARKEVINEPDLVKCMEEKPGIKYMSDLTPDCEAEFEEKFPGRYFFTPKKAGAQTAEANLNAGLAAAQQIVDFFENGDNTHQVNKEK, encoded by the coding sequence ATGAGAAAAATCTTAATAGCTACAGAAAAGCCGTTTGCCCCGGTTGCTGTAAAAAAAATCAGGAAAATTTTTGACAAAGCCGGTTACGAGCTTCAGTTGCTCGAGAGGTACACCGAAAAACAAGAACTATTGGAAGCTGTTGCTGATGCTGACGCAGCAATAATCCGCAGCGATAAGTTTGATGAGGAAGTATTATCCGCCGGTAAAAAACTAAAAATTGTAGTACGCGCAGGTGCCGGTTACGACAATGTTGATCTTGATGCTGCTACAGCCAACGACATTGTGGTAATGAACACTCCCGGACAAAACGCAAATGCCGTTGCCGAATTAGCCATTGGATTGGCCATTATGGGATTACGCGAACAATTCTCGGGAAAGCCAGGTGGCGAAATGCGTGGCCGCACACTCGGGTTGCACGGTTTTGGTTACGTTGCCCGAAATGTTTTCCGCATTGCACGCGCCATGGGAATGAAAGTTATTGTTTACACGCGTTACAGTAAAGGCGCCGCCGCTGCAATCGGGTTGAAAGTTGCCAAATCGTTGGAAGATCTGTACGAAAAAAGCGACATCGTTTCTATTCATGTTCCGGCACGTGGCGAGCATATTAAGTCAGTAAGTGCCGAAGTGCTTGCGCATTTAAAAGATGGCAGTATTTTGGTGAACACCGCCAGAAAAGAAGTCATCAACGAGCCAGACCTGGTGAAATGTATGGAAGAGAAACCGGGCATAAAATACATGTCGGATCTTACGCCTGATTGTGAAGCTGAGTTTGAAGAGAAATTCCCGGGAAGATATTTTTTTACGCCCAAAAAAGCGGGTGCACAAACTGCCGAAGCTAACTTAAATGCCGGCCTGGCAGCGGCACAGCAAATTGTCGATTTCTTTGAAAACGGAGATAATACGCATCAGGTGAATAAGGAAAAATAG
- the serC gene encoding 3-phosphoserine/phosphohydroxythreonine transaminase: MKKHNFYAGPSILPEFTKEKTAEAAMNFAGTGLSVMEVSHRSKEFVAVMDEAVALVKELLKVPEGYSVLFLQGGASTQFLMAPYNLMDKKAAYLNTGAWSKKAIKEAKFFGEVVEVASSADTIYNYIPKGYEVPSDASYFHYTSNNTIYGTQIPTPEVDVPLVADMSSDIFSRPIDVSKYDLIYAGAQKNLGPSGATLVIVKDAALGKVERPIPTMLDYTTHIKAESMFNTPSTLPVFACLQTLIWLKENGGVEAMEQKNIEKAKVLYDEIDRNKMFQCTVLAKEDRSLMNVTFIMTPEYAEFEKEFLEFATAKGMLGIKGHRSVGGFRASIYNAMPVESIQALVDAMQEFEKMK; encoded by the coding sequence ATGAAGAAGCACAATTTTTACGCAGGACCTTCAATTCTGCCCGAATTTACAAAGGAAAAAACTGCTGAAGCTGCGATGAACTTTGCCGGAACCGGACTTTCTGTAATGGAAGTTTCGCACCGTAGTAAAGAGTTTGTTGCCGTTATGGACGAGGCAGTTGCTTTGGTAAAAGAATTACTTAAAGTGCCGGAAGGATATTCGGTTCTTTTCTTGCAAGGTGGTGCCAGCACACAATTTTTAATGGCTCCATACAACTTAATGGATAAAAAAGCAGCCTATTTAAATACAGGTGCATGGTCGAAAAAAGCCATTAAAGAAGCAAAATTCTTTGGCGAAGTTGTTGAAGTTGCTTCATCGGCCGACACCATTTATAACTACATTCCAAAAGGTTACGAAGTACCATCGGATGCTAGTTATTTTCACTATACATCAAATAATACCATTTACGGAACACAAATTCCTACACCGGAAGTTGATGTGCCTTTGGTAGCAGATATGTCTTCAGATATTTTCAGCCGCCCGATCGATGTGTCGAAATACGATTTGATCTATGCAGGTGCACAGAAAAACCTTGGACCATCAGGAGCTACTTTGGTAATTGTAAAAGATGCAGCCCTTGGAAAAGTTGAGCGCCCGATTCCAACAATGTTGGATTATACTACGCATATTAAAGCAGAATCGATGTTTAATACACCATCAACACTTCCTGTTTTTGCTTGTTTGCAAACCTTAATCTGGTTAAAAGAAAACGGGGGTGTAGAAGCAATGGAGCAAAAGAACATCGAAAAGGCAAAAGTTCTTTACGATGAAATCGATCGTAATAAAATGTTCCAGTGTACGGTTTTGGCAAAAGAAGATCGTTCGTTAATGAACGTAACTTTTATAATGACTCCGGAGTATGCTGAATTTGAGAAAGAGTTTCTGGAATTCGCAACTGCAAAAGGTATGTTGGGAATAAAAGGACACCGCTCAGTTGGTGGTTTCAGGGCTTCAATTTACAATGCAATGCCTGTTGAAAGTATTCAGGCTTTGGTGGATGCCATGCAAGAGTTTGAAAAAATGAAGTAA
- the gcvT gene encoding glycine cleavage system aminomethyltransferase GcvT yields MKTTAFNSIHKTLGAKMVEFAGYEMPIEYSGIKDEHMTVREGVGVFDVSHMGEFWVKGPKALDLVAKITSNDPRILTQGQAQYSCFPNGKGGIVDDLLVYYYEPEKYMLVVNAANIEKDWNWVVQQNEEIGADLENASDEISQLAIQGPKATEVLQKLTDVNLSEIKFYTFVTDKFAGVDEVIISATGYTGAGGFELYFRNDVAEQIWEAIFEAGAEAGIKPVGLAARDTLRLEMGYCLYGNDIDDTTSPLEAGLGWITKFNNGRKFIDREFLTMQKNEGVTRRLRGFVLTGRGIPRHGYELVNSDGETIGEVTSGTMSPVLNKGIGMGYVAKEYSAFGTGIFVKIRNKVIPAEIVKLPFI; encoded by the coding sequence ATGAAAACAACTGCATTTAATTCGATACACAAAACACTGGGCGCCAAAATGGTGGAATTCGCCGGGTACGAAATGCCCATTGAATATAGTGGCATTAAAGATGAACACATGACCGTACGTGAAGGCGTTGGTGTTTTTGACGTATCGCACATGGGCGAATTTTGGGTAAAAGGCCCAAAAGCATTGGATCTGGTAGCCAAAATTACATCAAACGATCCACGGATTCTTACACAAGGGCAAGCACAGTACAGCTGTTTCCCGAACGGTAAAGGCGGAATTGTTGACGACTTGTTGGTGTATTACTACGAGCCGGAAAAATATATGCTGGTAGTTAACGCTGCCAATATTGAAAAAGACTGGAACTGGGTGGTGCAACAGAATGAAGAAATTGGCGCAGACTTGGAGAATGCTTCGGATGAAATCAGCCAGTTGGCTATTCAGGGGCCCAAGGCAACCGAGGTACTCCAAAAATTAACCGATGTAAATCTTTCAGAAATAAAATTCTACACCTTCGTTACCGATAAATTTGCCGGTGTTGATGAGGTGATTATTTCGGCAACAGGTTACACCGGAGCCGGTGGTTTCGAGTTATATTTCAGAAACGATGTGGCCGAACAAATCTGGGAAGCCATTTTTGAGGCTGGTGCCGAAGCTGGTATCAAACCAGTTGGTTTGGCAGCGCGCGATACACTTCGTTTGGAAATGGGATATTGCCTTTACGGAAACGATATCGACGATACAACTTCGCCATTGGAAGCCGGATTGGGATGGATTACCAAATTCAACAACGGTCGTAAATTTATCGATCGCGAATTTTTAACCATGCAGAAAAACGAAGGTGTTACCCGCAGGTTACGTGGTTTTGTGCTTACCGGAAGAGGAATTCCGCGCCATGGATACGAACTGGTAAATTCAGATGGCGAAACAATTGGCGAGGTAACTTCTGGAACCATGTCGCCGGTTTTAAATAAAGGAATTGGAATGGGATATGTTGCAAAAGAATACTCGGCTTTTGGTACCGGTATTTTTGTGAAAATCCGTAATAAAGTAATTCCTGCAGAAATTGTAAAATTGCCTTTTATTTAA
- a CDS encoding Hpt domain-containing protein, which produces MDNTFQHIDPSQIESLAGGDTEFIKEMAEIFLEQINEFVTNMSSYLQEKDWEKLAREAHTAKSSAMTFGMEGTGTLLKNIQLECEAGKLNDVPKMVEDAISQLKAATPEVKKLK; this is translated from the coding sequence ATGGACAACACATTTCAACACATCGATCCATCTCAGATCGAATCACTTGCAGGTGGCGACACAGAGTTTATCAAAGAGATGGCTGAAATTTTTCTGGAACAAATTAATGAGTTCGTGACGAACATGAGTTCATACCTACAAGAAAAAGACTGGGAAAAACTGGCACGCGAGGCACACACGGCAAAATCTTCGGCAATGACATTTGGAATGGAAGGTACGGGAACTTTGCTAAAAAATATCCAATTGGAATGCGAGGCCGGTAAGCTGAATGATGTTCCGAAAATGGTTGAGGATGCAATCAGTCAACTAAAGGCTGCCACTCCTGAAGTGAAAAAATTAAAGTAA
- the clpB gene encoding ATP-dependent chaperone ClpB yields MNFNNFTIKSQEAIQQAFQIAQGNNQQAIETGHILRGVLHSAENVTGFLLKKLDVNVPIFTQALDQIIQSYPKVSGAEQYLSSGANQALQKALGLAQEMDDQYVSVEHILLALLEVKDNTSRLMKDNGIAKKELKLAVEELRKGSKVDSQTAEDKFNSLNRFAINLNERARSGKLDPVIGRDDEIRRILQILSRRTKNNPILLGEPGTGKTAIAEGLAHRIVRGDVPENLKSKQVFSLDMGALVAGAKYKGEFEERLKAVVNEVVQSNDEVILFIDEIHTLVGAGKGEGAMDAANILKPALARGELRAVGATTLAEYQKYFEKDKALERRFQIVHVDEPDTLSAISILRGIKEKYENHHKVQIKDDAIIASVELSQRYISDRFLPDKAIDLMDEAAAKLRLEIDSVPEELDEIQRRVKQLEIEREAIKRENDTRKLNSLNEEISNLKEEQSQLRAKWQSEKSVIEAIQKKKEEIETYKFEAEQAEREGDYGRVAELRYGKVKEVEAGIEKLQAELEEMKKGENLIKEEVDTEDIAEVVARWTGIPVSKMLQSEREKLLHMEDELHNRVIGQDEAIVAISDAVRRSRAGLQDEKRPIGSFIFLGTTGVGKTELAKALAEYLFNDENMITRIDMSEYQEKFSVTRLIGSPPGYVGYDEGGQLTEAVRHKPYSVVLFDEIEKAHPDVYNVLLQVLDDGRLTDNKGRTVNFKNTIIIMTSNLGSHIIQENYETMNDSNEFQVLEKTRNQLLEMLRKTIRPEFLNRIDETIVFTPLSKEDIKKIVRVQFEQIVKRLSSSDLKIELSEKANEWLSGVGYDPHFGARPVKRVLQKYVLNELSKRILSGKVDKSKPIIIDYENDSLIFNN; encoded by the coding sequence ATGAATTTTAATAATTTTACCATAAAATCGCAGGAAGCCATTCAACAGGCTTTTCAAATTGCTCAGGGAAACAACCAACAGGCAATTGAAACCGGTCATATTCTTCGCGGAGTACTTCATTCAGCCGAGAATGTTACCGGGTTTTTGCTTAAAAAGCTAGATGTTAACGTCCCTATTTTCACACAGGCACTTGATCAGATTATTCAGTCGTATCCAAAAGTTTCCGGAGCTGAGCAGTATCTTTCTTCCGGTGCGAATCAAGCTTTGCAAAAAGCACTTGGATTGGCACAGGAAATGGACGATCAGTATGTTTCGGTCGAGCACATTTTATTAGCTTTGCTCGAAGTAAAAGATAATACCAGCCGTTTGATGAAGGACAATGGTATTGCAAAAAAAGAGCTGAAACTGGCCGTTGAAGAATTACGAAAAGGATCGAAAGTTGACAGCCAAACGGCAGAAGATAAATTCAACTCCTTAAATCGTTTTGCTATAAACCTGAATGAACGGGCCCGCTCGGGTAAGCTTGATCCGGTTATTGGCCGTGATGATGAAATCCGCCGGATTTTGCAAATTCTTTCGCGCCGTACAAAAAACAACCCGATATTGCTGGGTGAACCGGGAACCGGAAAAACTGCAATTGCCGAAGGACTAGCGCACCGTATTGTGCGCGGTGATGTTCCGGAAAACCTGAAATCGAAACAGGTTTTTTCATTGGATATGGGAGCTTTGGTTGCCGGGGCAAAATACAAAGGCGAGTTTGAGGAGCGTTTAAAAGCTGTGGTAAATGAAGTTGTGCAGTCGAACGATGAGGTGATTTTGTTTATCGACGAAATTCACACGCTTGTTGGTGCAGGAAAAGGCGAAGGAGCGATGGATGCCGCCAACATTTTGAAACCTGCACTGGCACGTGGCGAATTGCGTGCTGTTGGTGCAACAACGCTGGCCGAGTATCAAAAATATTTCGAAAAAGACAAAGCGCTGGAGCGCCGTTTCCAAATTGTACATGTTGATGAGCCGGATACTTTGAGTGCCATTTCTATTTTGCGCGGTATTAAGGAGAAATACGAGAATCACCATAAAGTTCAGATAAAAGATGATGCGATTATTGCTTCGGTTGAGTTGTCGCAGCGCTATATTTCTGATCGGTTTTTACCCGATAAAGCCATCGATTTAATGGATGAGGCGGCTGCAAAACTGCGTCTGGAAATTGATTCGGTTCCTGAGGAACTTGATGAAATTCAGCGCCGGGTAAAACAGCTGGAGATTGAACGAGAGGCGATAAAACGCGAGAACGATACAAGAAAACTGAATTCGCTCAATGAAGAGATTTCGAACCTGAAAGAGGAACAATCACAGCTTCGTGCAAAATGGCAATCCGAAAAATCGGTGATTGAAGCCATTCAGAAAAAGAAAGAAGAGATTGAAACGTACAAGTTTGAAGCTGAACAAGCCGAGCGAGAGGGGGATTATGGTCGGGTGGCCGAGTTGCGCTACGGTAAAGTAAAAGAGGTGGAGGCCGGGATTGAAAAGCTGCAGGCCGAGTTAGAGGAAATGAAAAAAGGTGAAAACCTGATTAAAGAAGAGGTTGACACGGAAGATATTGCCGAAGTTGTGGCACGCTGGACCGGTATTCCGGTTTCGAAAATGTTGCAAAGCGAGCGGGAAAAGCTTCTGCACATGGAAGACGAGTTGCATAACCGTGTAATCGGTCAGGATGAAGCGATTGTCGCCATCTCAGATGCAGTGCGCCGCAGTCGTGCCGGTTTGCAGGACGAAAAACGTCCAATCGGATCGTTCATCTTTTTGGGAACAACCGGTGTTGGAAAAACCGAGCTGGCAAAAGCTCTGGCAGAATACCTGTTTAACGACGAAAACATGATTACGCGTATCGACATGTCGGAATACCAGGAGAAATTCTCGGTAACCCGTTTGATCGGTTCACCTCCGGGATATGTCGGTTACGACGAAGGTGGCCAGCTAACAGAGGCCGTGCGACACAAACCCTATTCGGTAGTGCTTTTTGATGAGATTGAGAAAGCACACCCTGACGTATATAATGTGTTGCTGCAGGTGTTAGATGATGGGCGTTTAACCGATAATAAAGGCCGCACCGTAAACTTTAAGAATACCATTATTATCATGACATCGAACCTGGGATCGCATATTATTCAGGAGAATTACGAAACCATGAATGACTCGAATGAATTTCAGGTGTTGGAGAAAACGCGTAACCAGTTGCTGGAAATGTTGCGAAAAACCATCCGTCCCGAGTTTTTAAACCGTATTGATGAAACTATTGTATTTACACCGCTATCGAAAGAAGACATAAAAAAGATCGTGCGCGTGCAGTTTGAACAAATCGTAAAACGATTGTCTTCAAGCGATCTGAAAATTGAATTAAGCGAAAAAGCAAACGAGTGGTTGTCGGGAGTTGGTTACGATCCGCATTTTGGAGCTCGTCCGGTAAAACGAGTACTTCAAAAGTATGTACTGAATGAATTATCGAAACGGATACTTTCGGGTAAAGTCGATAAGTCGAAACCGATTATAATCGATTATGAGAATGATTCCTTGATTTTCAACAATTAA
- the ppdK gene encoding pyruvate, phosphate dikinase, with protein sequence MTKHVYTFGAGQAEGKADMKNLLGGKGANLAEMNLIGVPVPPGFTITTEVCTMYNEKGQQATFDLIKPEVEAAVALVEKLTGTEFGSKENPCLMSVRSGARASMPGMMDTVLNLGMNDAAVAGIAKKSGNERFAWDSYRRFVQMYGDVVMDMKPASKEEHDPFEEIIDQLKEEKGIALDTQFTTEDLQELVNRFKAAVKKVTGKDFPTDPWEQLWGAVAAVFGSWNNPRAIYYRRMEQIPDEWGTAVNVQAMVFGNMGESSATGVAFTRDAATGEDVFNGEYLINAQGEDVVAGIRTPQEITKAGSLKWAALQGISEEERASKYPSLEETMPDLYVQLNETQQKLEDHYSDMQDLEFTIQEGKLWLLQTRNGKRTGAAMVNIAVDMLEEGRIDEKTALQRVDAAKLDELLHPVFDTDAMKAANVLAKGLPASPGAATGQVVFFADEATKYPEAVLVRVETSPEDLEGMNIAKGILTARGGMTSHAAVVARGMGKCCVSGAGAVKINYKTRIMTIDGKEFREGDWISLNGSTGEVYDGKVATMDPELSGNFAKIMDLADKFTRMTVRTNADSPADAQVARDFGAQGIGLCRTEHMFFEGERIKAMREMILAKTEVERRKALDKLLPYQREDFEGILEAMAGYGVTIRLLDPPLHEFVPHEEANQKEMADEMGISVEEVKALVEDLHEFNPMLGHRGCRLGNTYPEITEMQARAIIEAAVNLTQKGVDARPEIMVPLIGTVKELKLQADIIHATAAKVFEEKGAKCDYMVGTMIEIPRAAITADKVAEVAEFFSFGTNDLTQMTFGYSRDDAGKFLPIYIEKGILKNDPFQVLDQEGVGQVVKMGVDRGRSTKPKLKIGICGEHGGEPSSVMFCDSVGMDYVSCSPYRVPIARVAAAQANLK encoded by the coding sequence ATGACAAAGCATGTATATACTTTCGGAGCCGGACAGGCAGAAGGTAAAGCAGACATGAAAAACCTTCTAGGAGGTAAAGGTGCCAACCTTGCAGAGATGAACCTTATTGGAGTACCTGTACCTCCCGGATTTACAATTACAACAGAAGTTTGTACCATGTACAATGAAAAAGGTCAGCAAGCAACGTTCGACCTGATAAAGCCAGAAGTTGAGGCCGCAGTGGCGCTGGTTGAGAAATTAACCGGAACAGAATTTGGCAGCAAAGAAAACCCATGTTTAATGTCGGTAAGATCGGGGGCACGTGCATCGATGCCCGGAATGATGGACACCGTTTTGAATCTGGGAATGAACGACGCTGCTGTTGCAGGAATTGCAAAAAAATCGGGCAACGAACGTTTTGCGTGGGACTCATACCGTCGTTTTGTACAGATGTATGGCGATGTAGTTATGGATATGAAACCTGCGAGCAAGGAAGAGCATGACCCGTTTGAAGAAATCATCGATCAACTAAAAGAAGAAAAGGGTATTGCATTAGATACTCAATTCACTACTGAAGACTTGCAGGAGCTGGTTAACCGCTTTAAAGCTGCTGTTAAAAAAGTTACCGGTAAAGATTTCCCAACTGATCCGTGGGAACAACTTTGGGGAGCTGTTGCTGCAGTATTTGGTAGCTGGAATAATCCAAGAGCTATTTATTACCGCCGAATGGAGCAAATTCCTGACGAGTGGGGAACTGCCGTAAACGTTCAGGCAATGGTATTTGGTAACATGGGCGAAAGTTCAGCAACTGGAGTTGCATTTACCCGTGATGCCGCAACAGGAGAAGATGTATTTAATGGCGAGTACCTTATTAATGCCCAGGGCGAGGATGTAGTTGCCGGTATTCGCACACCACAGGAAATAACCAAAGCAGGTTCGTTAAAATGGGCCGCTCTTCAGGGTATTTCAGAAGAGGAACGTGCTTCGAAATATCCTTCGCTGGAAGAAACAATGCCCGACTTATATGTTCAGCTTAATGAAACCCAGCAAAAACTTGAGGACCACTACAGCGATATGCAGGATCTTGAATTTACCATTCAGGAAGGAAAACTGTGGTTACTGCAAACCCGTAACGGAAAACGTACCGGTGCGGCAATGGTAAATATTGCTGTTGACATGCTGGAAGAAGGTCGTATCGACGAAAAAACTGCGCTTCAGAGAGTTGACGCTGCGAAACTGGATGAATTGCTTCACCCTGTTTTTGATACAGACGCAATGAAAGCTGCCAACGTATTGGCAAAAGGTTTGCCAGCATCGCCAGGTGCTGCAACCGGACAAGTTGTATTCTTTGCTGATGAAGCCACAAAATATCCTGAAGCCGTTTTGGTTCGTGTTGAAACATCGCCTGAAGATTTGGAAGGGATGAACATTGCCAAAGGTATTTTAACTGCCCGCGGAGGTATGACATCGCACGCAGCGGTTGTTGCCCGGGGAATGGGAAAATGTTGTGTTTCAGGTGCAGGTGCTGTAAAAATTAATTACAAAACCCGCATTATGACCATCGACGGAAAAGAGTTCAGGGAAGGAGACTGGATTTCGTTGAACGGATCAACAGGTGAAGTTTACGATGGAAAAGTGGCTACAATGGATCCTGAATTGAGCGGTAACTTCGCAAAAATTATGGATCTGGCCGACAAATTCACTCGTATGACCGTTCGTACCAATGCCGATTCACCGGCCGATGCACAAGTTGCACGCGACTTTGGTGCCCAGGGAATTGGTCTTTGCCGTACAGAACACATGTTCTTTGAAGGCGAAAGAATTAAAGCCATGCGCGAAATGATTTTGGCTAAAACTGAGGTTGAACGCCGTAAAGCATTAGATAAATTACTACCCTACCAGCGCGAAGATTTCGAGGGAATTTTGGAAGCAATGGCCGGATACGGAGTAACTATTCGCTTGCTTGATCCGCCATTACACGAATTCGTTCCTCATGAAGAAGCCAACCAAAAAGAGATGGCCGACGAAATGGGCATTTCTGTAGAAGAAGTAAAAGCGCTGGTTGAAGATCTTCACGAATTCAACCCAATGTTGGGTCACCGTGGATGTCGTTTGGGAAATACTTATCCTGAAATAACAGAAATGCAGGCACGTGCGATTATTGAAGCTGCAGTTAATCTGACACAAAAAGGTGTTGATGCTCGTCCAGAAATTATGGTTCCGCTAATTGGTACCGTAAAAGAATTAAAACTTCAGGCCGATATAATTCATGCCACTGCAGCAAAAGTGTTTGAAGAAAAAGGAGCCAAGTGCGATTATATGGTTGGAACAATGATCGAAATTCCGCGCGCTGCTATTACTGCCGACAAAGTTGCAGAAGTTGCTGAATTCTTCTCGTTCGGGACTAATGACCTTACGCAGATGACTTTTGGTTATTCACGCGACGATGCCGGTAAATTCCTACCTATTTACATTGAAAAAGGTATCTTGAAAAACGATCCATTCCAGGTACTTGACCAGGAAGGTGTTGGACAAGTTGTTAAAATGGGTGTTGACAGAGGCCGCAGTACAAAACCGAAATTGAAAATAGGTATTTGTGGTGAGCATGGCGGCGAACCTTCATCTGTAATGTTCTGCGACAGCGTTGGAATGGACTACGTAAGTTGTTCTCCATACCGTGTTCCAATTGCACGTGTAGCTGC